The Phragmites australis chromosome 15, lpPhrAust1.1, whole genome shotgun sequence genome window below encodes:
- the LOC133893017 gene encoding uncharacterized protein LOC133893017, with protein MMRDLSCFGETSVQIADAASSSSSSSSAVAGGGGGRGQGGAAAQSLVTCLYQARLSGRPCVVSVTWSRGGLVGQAGLGVAVDDGASGERLCRTNVKPCLFSKRKGSKSLDVAGSGDGKVYVYWDLSGAKFGPGPEPLEGFYVAVVCDLEMLLLLGDMGKEAYRKTGAGRPGNDTLLVARREHIVGKKVYSAKAQFCDNGRCHDIAIECDTTGQKDPCLEIRIDTRPVMRVKRLAWKFRGNQTILVDGLPVEVFWDVHGWLFSSTTSSAVFMFQTCQALEKSMSWMYSQIFREPQLQGHGFSLLLHAWKVE; from the coding sequence ATGATGAGGGACCTATCCTGCTTCGGGGAGACCAGCGTCCAGATCGCGGACGCAgcgtcgtcctcgtcctcctcgtctagcgccgtcgccggcggcggcggtggccgaggccagggcggcgcggcggcgcagAGCCTCGTGACCTGCCTGTACCAGGCGCGGCTCTCCGGTCGGCCATGCGTGGTCTCGGTGACGTGGAGCAGGGGCGGCCTCGTGGGGCAGGCGGGCCTCGGCGTCGCCGTCGACGACGGCGCGTCCGGGGAGCGCCTGTGCAGGACGAACGTCAAGCCCTGTCTCTTCTCCAAACGCAAGGGGTCCAAGAGTCTCGACGTCGCCGGCAGCGGCGATGGCAAGGTCTACGTCTACTGGGACCTGTCCGGCGCCAAGTTTGGCCCCGGACCCGAGCCGCTGGAAGGGTTCTACGTCGCGGTGGTGTGCGACCTCGAGATGTTGCTCTTGCTCGGCGACATGGGGAAGGAGGCGTACCGGAAGACAGGTGCCGGCAGGCCTGGGAACGACACACTGCTCGTGGCCAGGAGGGAGCACATTGTTGGCAAGAAGGTTTACTCTGCCAAGGCTCAGTTCTGTGACAATGGCAGGTGCCATGACATTGCGATAGAGTGTGACACCACGGGGCAAAAGGACCCTTGTCTCGAGATCCGCATCGATACGAGGCCGGTCATGCGGGTGAAGCGGTTGGCATGGAAATTTAGAGGCAACCAGACTATTTTGGTGGATGGGCTGCCTGTCGAAGTGTTTTGGGATGTCCATGGCTGGCTTTTCAGCTCGACAACGAGCAGCGCAGTGTTCATGTTCCAGACATGTCAAGCGCTTGAGAAGTCCATGTCGTGGATGTACTCGCAGATTTTTAGGGAGCCTCAGTTGCAAGGCCATGGTTTCTCCTTGCTACTACATGCATGGAAGGTTGAGTAG